The proteins below come from a single Zhouia spongiae genomic window:
- a CDS encoding tRNA-(ms[2]io[6]A)-hydroxylase, which translates to MLGLKLPTDPRWVNIVEKNIEEILTDHAYCEQKATSTAISLIVHFPEYTELVQEMTALVKEEISHFKMVHDKIIARGWVLGRERKDEYVNRLMKFFPKGGSRTTQLVHRLLYAALIEARSCERFRLLSEEINDKELASFYRNLMTSEANHYTMFLGFARKYGDREEVDRKWQGLLEFEAKIMLELGKDATMHG; encoded by the coding sequence ATGCTTGGTTTAAAACTACCTACCGATCCCAGATGGGTTAATATAGTAGAAAAGAATATTGAAGAAATCCTTACCGATCATGCTTACTGTGAACAAAAAGCAACAAGCACAGCAATCTCTTTAATTGTTCATTTTCCTGAATATACAGAACTCGTTCAGGAAATGACAGCCCTGGTAAAGGAAGAAATCAGTCACTTTAAAATGGTTCATGATAAAATAATCGCCCGTGGATGGGTTTTAGGAAGAGAACGCAAAGATGAATATGTAAACAGGCTGATGAAATTCTTCCCCAAAGGCGGAAGCAGAACTACGCAACTGGTTCACCGTTTACTTTACGCAGCCCTTATTGAAGCCAGAAGTTGTGAACGCTTCAGGTTATTATCGGAAGAGATCAACGATAAAGAACTTGCCTCCTTTTACAGGAACCTAATGACCAGTGAAGCCAACCATTACACCATGTTCTTGGGTTTTGCCAGAAAGTATGGAGATCGTGAAGAAGTAGACCGGAAGTGGCAAGGTTTACTGGAGTTCGAAGCTAAGATCATGCTGGAATTGGGTAAAGATGCCACAATGCACGGATAA
- a CDS encoding ATP-dependent DNA helicase, producing the protein MDANSFYKLLKEKFPHEPTHVQSVVLQQLSQFIFSDEKNEVFLLKGFAGTGKTTIIAAIVINLWHTMKKVVLLAPTGRAAKVITSYSKITAYTIHKHIYFPKKGGDGGVRFVLSPNKHRDTIFIVDEASMIPDAPSDSKLFENGSLLDDLIQYVYSGHNCKLVLIGDTAQLPPVNLEVSPALNDDTLSLNYNKDVIKIELDEVMRQQLDSGILFNATAIREYMDSENYNDFKFDLNGFSDIVRLVDGYEIQDAINSSYSNSGKEETAIIVRSNKRANLYNQQIRGRILFLENELAAGDFLMVVKNNYFWIKTSSKAGFIANGDIIEILEIFAIKELYGFKFAEVKVKMVDYPDMKPFETVLLLDTITAETPALSYDDSNRLYQEVMKDYQNESSNYRKFLKVKNNKYFNALQVKFSYAITCHKSQGGQWENVFIEQPFIPGEIDKDYLRWLYTAVTRAKNKLYLIGFKNEFFEE; encoded by the coding sequence ATGGATGCAAACTCGTTTTATAAGTTACTAAAAGAGAAATTCCCGCACGAACCTACTCATGTTCAAAGTGTTGTGCTTCAGCAACTGTCGCAATTTATCTTTTCTGATGAAAAAAATGAGGTCTTTTTATTGAAGGGATTTGCAGGTACGGGTAAAACAACAATCATAGCCGCTATTGTCATCAATTTATGGCATACAATGAAAAAAGTGGTTTTGCTTGCGCCTACCGGAAGGGCAGCCAAGGTAATAACGAGTTATTCAAAAATTACGGCTTATACTATTCACAAACATATTTATTTTCCTAAAAAAGGCGGAGACGGGGGAGTGCGTTTTGTATTGTCGCCCAACAAACACCGGGATACCATATTCATTGTCGATGAAGCCTCTATGATTCCGGATGCTCCTTCAGACTCCAAACTTTTTGAGAACGGCTCGCTTTTAGACGACCTGATACAGTATGTCTACTCAGGGCATAACTGTAAATTAGTTCTTATTGGAGATACGGCCCAGTTGCCTCCTGTAAATCTCGAAGTAAGTCCAGCACTTAACGATGATACCTTATCACTTAATTATAATAAGGACGTGATTAAGATTGAACTCGACGAAGTGATGAGGCAACAACTCGATTCCGGTATACTCTTTAATGCAACAGCTATCAGGGAATATATGGATTCCGAAAATTATAATGACTTTAAGTTTGACCTCAATGGGTTTTCAGATATCGTTCGTTTGGTAGACGGTTATGAGATACAGGATGCCATAAACAGTTCTTATAGTAATAGCGGAAAAGAAGAAACAGCTATCATAGTGCGTTCCAATAAAAGGGCCAACTTGTATAATCAGCAGATAAGAGGACGTATCCTGTTTTTAGAAAATGAATTGGCAGCCGGCGATTTTCTGATGGTGGTAAAGAATAACTATTTCTGGATTAAGACCTCGAGTAAAGCCGGATTCATAGCCAATGGAGATATTATTGAAATATTGGAAATATTTGCCATTAAGGAGTTGTATGGGTTTAAGTTCGCAGAGGTAAAAGTAAAAATGGTCGATTATCCCGATATGAAACCGTTTGAAACTGTACTTCTGTTAGATACCATAACCGCCGAAACACCGGCCCTTTCTTACGATGATTCCAACCGTCTTTATCAGGAGGTGATGAAAGATTATCAGAATGAGTCGTCTAATTACCGGAAATTTCTGAAAGTGAAGAACAACAAATATTTTAATGCGCTTCAGGTAAAGTTTTCTTATGCAATCACTTGTCATAAAAGCCAGGGAGGGCAGTGGGAAAATGTTTTTATTGAACAACCCTTTATACCGGGGGAGATAGATAAAGACTATTTAAGGTGGTTGTATACCGCTGTAACCAGAGCAAAAAACAAGTTATATCTTATTGGTTTTAAAAATGAATTTTTTGAAGAATAA
- a CDS encoding DUF4126 domain-containing protein: protein MTETVISIFLGIGLAASVGFRVFLPLFALSLASYFGMWELNDSWQWVGSLPALVTLGVAMLFEIFAYYIPFVDNMLDTIAVPLAAVAGTAVVVSTASNLDPIVTWSLAIIAGGGTASAIKGMSSATRLTSSATTAGLGNPVVSTVETGGSVIMSLLSIFLPVVSFVAVLILLYTLYKISKRFKTSKN from the coding sequence ATGACAGAAACTGTTATAAGTATATTTTTAGGGATCGGTCTGGCAGCCAGTGTCGGGTTCCGGGTTTTTTTACCTCTGTTTGCCTTGAGTTTGGCTTCGTATTTTGGAATGTGGGAACTGAATGATAGCTGGCAATGGGTTGGCTCATTACCGGCGCTTGTTACCTTGGGAGTTGCCATGTTGTTCGAAATTTTCGCCTATTACATACCTTTTGTGGATAATATGCTAGATACCATAGCCGTACCATTAGCCGCTGTGGCGGGTACTGCTGTAGTGGTGTCAACGGCTTCCAATCTCGATCCTATAGTAACCTGGTCGTTAGCTATAATTGCCGGAGGAGGAACCGCTTCTGCTATCAAGGGAATGTCGTCAGCAACTCGCTTAACATCCTCGGCTACCACGGCAGGATTAGGAAACCCTGTTGTGTCTACTGTCGAAACGGGAGGTTCGGTTATTATGTCGCTGCTGTCAATATTCTTACCGGTAGTGTCTTTTGTCGCCGTTCTGATACTGCTATATACTCTATATAAAATCTCGAAGAGGTTCAAAACGTCAAAAAATTGA
- a CDS encoding ribonuclease Z, translated as MKLSILGCYSATPRALTNPTSQVLDIRGHLFLIDCGEGTQVQLRKQKIKFARIKHIFISHLHGDHFFGLPGLISTFMLLGREAELHVYGPKGIKKAVTAMLTVGNTWTNFPLIFHELTSQESEVVFEDDKVVVRTVPLVHRVYTNGFFFKERPLERKLDIEAVEAYDIDVAYYRKIKQGQDVENKHGVIVSNDQITLSPPPSKSYAFCSDTAYTEKILSIIKDVTVLYHESTFTEAHKHLTAPTGHSTAAEAAMIAKKANARMLILGHYSTRYKGLEVFKEEAETVFSNVHLAEDGKEFQL; from the coding sequence TTGAAACTCTCAATACTAGGTTGTTACAGTGCTACCCCAAGGGCTTTAACGAACCCTACTTCTCAGGTGCTGGATATAAGAGGGCACCTTTTTCTGATCGATTGTGGTGAAGGAACACAAGTACAGCTTAGAAAACAGAAAATAAAGTTTGCACGGATTAAACATATCTTTATTTCGCATTTACATGGAGATCATTTTTTTGGATTACCGGGACTTATCTCAACATTTATGCTGTTGGGAAGGGAGGCTGAATTACATGTATACGGACCAAAAGGAATAAAAAAGGCCGTGACAGCAATGCTTACCGTCGGTAATACCTGGACCAATTTTCCGTTAATATTTCATGAACTGACATCTCAGGAGTCGGAAGTTGTTTTTGAAGATGATAAAGTTGTGGTACGAACGGTTCCTTTAGTGCATAGGGTATATACGAACGGATTCTTCTTTAAAGAAAGGCCTCTGGAGAGAAAACTCGATATTGAGGCTGTTGAAGCGTATGATATAGATGTGGCATATTACAGGAAGATAAAGCAGGGGCAGGACGTTGAAAACAAACATGGTGTTATTGTTTCGAACGACCAGATTACATTATCTCCGCCTCCTTCAAAGAGCTACGCTTTTTGTAGTGATACTGCTTATACCGAAAAAATCCTTTCGATAATTAAAGATGTAACAGTATTGTACCATGAAAGTACGTTTACCGAGGCGCACAAACACCTGACAGCTCCAACCGGACATTCTACTGCTGCTGAGGCAGCAATGATAGCTAAAAAAGCAAATGCCCGGATGCTTATTTTAGGACATTATTCAACGCGGTATAAAGGTTTGGAAGTATTTAAGGAAGAAGCTGAAACAGTTTTTTCAAACGTTCATCTTGCCGAAGATGGTAAAGAGTTTCAGTTGTAA
- a CDS encoding ribonuclease Z — MIFDKQGNTTVATQEAVSLATFLSRLNESQAKWKNDNLIINLLSITKIEAGDLLELLPLHNKHTEGKKSFVIVSNAVNFNDVHNDLIVVPTLKEAFDIIEMDEIERDLDL; from the coding sequence ATGATTTTTGATAAACAAGGAAACACAACTGTAGCCACCCAGGAGGCTGTATCATTAGCTACTTTTTTAAGCAGGTTGAATGAATCGCAGGCTAAATGGAAGAACGACAATTTAATCATAAACTTATTGTCCATCACTAAAATTGAAGCCGGTGACCTATTGGAGTTATTGCCGCTGCATAACAAGCATACTGAAGGAAAAAAATCCTTCGTGATCGTATCAAATGCTGTTAACTTTAACGATGTTCATAACGATCTGATAGTGGTACCAACATTAAAAGAAGCTTTTGATATTATCGAAATGGACGAAATCGAAAGAGATCTTGACCTGTAA
- a CDS encoding CAP domain-containing protein — translation MKSILLLASLVMMPVFLTSCSKEELLSEENVAIDIKIEDLSLQEMVVELINDHREDSNLKVLDYLKAVKDVAASHTDYMIEKGEVSHEYFFTREKELKEKVNAILVGENVAYGYSTAKGVVDAWLASTKHRDNIDGDFTHIGVSAKKNAEGRVYYTLMLVKK, via the coding sequence ATGAAATCTATTTTACTGTTAGCATCTTTAGTAATGATGCCCGTATTCCTGACTTCCTGCTCTAAAGAAGAGCTCCTTTCAGAAGAGAACGTAGCCATTGATATTAAGATAGAAGACCTGAGTCTTCAGGAAATGGTTGTTGAATTGATAAACGATCATCGTGAAGATAGCAATCTGAAGGTCCTGGATTACTTGAAGGCTGTAAAAGATGTAGCCGCTTCCCATACCGATTATATGATCGAAAAAGGAGAGGTAAGCCATGAGTATTTCTTTACCCGTGAAAAAGAGTTAAAAGAAAAAGTAAATGCTATTTTGGTAGGGGAAAATGTTGCCTATGGTTATAGTACTGCGAAAGGTGTAGTCGATGCCTGGCTGGCCAGTACCAAGCATAGGGATAATATCGACGGAGATTTTACCCACATAGGTGTTTCAGCCAAAAAGAATGCCGAGGGAAGGGTGTACTATACCCTGATGTTGGTAAAAAAGTAA
- the eboE gene encoding metabolite traffic protein EboE, with product MLINDKYHLSYSTNIHPGDGWEDTFRNLNEYIPSIKSKVSEDKPFGIGLSLTNRASIELNKNYNLIFFKEWLAANNLYVHTINGYVYGMEGYSMIKDFVHLPDWTTQERFKYTKRLVSQLALLLPEGVNGSISTSPLSYKHWHTTETLLENSYETSAKNLAKIILELYKVETKTGKYIHLDLEPEPDTLLENSNEVIHFFRGYLAPIGIRYLTKKLKVNEEIAEYMVYHYINICYDVCHFSLEYEEPDLTFKRFEQTGIKIGKVQLSSALKVIFQEKENDLIIKDLYALKDSAFLHQVRERVGNEVVKYSDFQVILRKKEMVNEIRAQFHVPVFIDKFGALSSTQDQLIKVIDCLKNRYITDHIEVETYAWEVLPDNLRKDLRGSIVRELSWVQERLSN from the coding sequence ATGTTAATAAACGATAAGTATCATTTGTCGTATAGTACCAACATACATCCTGGAGATGGTTGGGAAGATACCTTCAGAAATCTTAATGAGTATATACCTTCAATCAAGTCAAAGGTATCGGAAGATAAGCCTTTTGGAATTGGACTTAGCTTAACCAACAGGGCCAGTATAGAACTTAATAAAAATTATAATCTAATTTTCTTTAAAGAATGGCTGGCTGCCAATAATCTCTATGTACATACGATAAACGGGTATGTATATGGGATGGAAGGTTATTCGATGATCAAGGATTTTGTCCACTTGCCCGACTGGACTACTCAGGAGAGGTTTAAGTATACCAAACGTCTTGTTTCGCAACTGGCACTATTGTTGCCGGAAGGGGTGAATGGAAGTATTTCGACTTCACCACTAAGCTATAAACATTGGCATACAACCGAAACACTGCTGGAAAATAGTTATGAAACATCGGCTAAGAACCTGGCTAAAATTATATTGGAACTGTATAAAGTAGAAACTAAAACAGGAAAGTATATTCATCTCGATCTGGAACCGGAACCCGATACCTTATTAGAAAACAGTAATGAGGTGATTCATTTTTTTCGAGGTTACCTGGCTCCGATCGGCATCAGGTATTTGACCAAGAAATTAAAGGTGAATGAAGAAATAGCAGAGTATATGGTCTATCATTATATTAATATTTGTTATGATGTATGCCATTTTTCATTGGAATATGAAGAACCTGACCTTACTTTTAAACGATTTGAACAAACAGGAATTAAAATAGGAAAGGTGCAGTTGAGCTCTGCGTTAAAGGTGATCTTTCAGGAAAAAGAGAATGATTTGATCATTAAAGACCTCTATGCTTTAAAAGATTCAGCTTTTTTACATCAGGTAAGGGAGCGTGTCGGGAATGAGGTGGTTAAGTATTCTGATTTTCAAGTGATTTTGCGTAAAAAGGAGATGGTGAATGAGATCAGGGCACAATTTCATGTACCGGTTTTTATCGATAAATTCGGAGCCTTGAGTTCTACCCAGGATCAGCTTATCAAGGTGATAGACTGTTTGAAAAACAGATATATAACAGACCATATAGAAGTGGAAACTTATGCCTGGGAAGTGCTTCCTGATAATTTGAGAAAAGATTTAAGAGGTTCTATCGTGAGAGAACTGAGTTGGGTGCAGGAGCGCCTGAGCAATTAA
- a CDS encoding RsmD family RNA methyltransferase, translated as MRIISGKHKGKRLTAPKKLPVRPTTDFAKEALFNILNNNYYFDELTVLDLFAGTGNISYEFASRGAINITSVDGNTGCIQFISKTARELDFPIRPVKSDVYKFLEKTVEKADIIFADPPYDFSLEDFTKIPELVFSKELLAEEGMLIIEHSKHTDLSGLPQFSYLKRYGGSVFSFFEHIS; from the coding sequence ATGCGAATCATTTCTGGTAAACATAAAGGCAAAAGATTAACCGCCCCTAAAAAGCTTCCGGTACGACCGACGACCGATTTTGCCAAAGAAGCTTTATTCAATATTCTCAACAATAACTACTATTTTGATGAGCTTACGGTTCTGGATCTTTTTGCCGGTACGGGAAACATCAGTTATGAATTTGCCAGCCGTGGCGCGATCAATATAACCAGTGTTGACGGAAATACAGGGTGTATCCAATTCATAAGCAAAACCGCAAGAGAACTCGATTTCCCGATAAGACCTGTAAAAAGCGATGTTTATAAGTTCCTGGAAAAGACCGTCGAAAAGGCAGATATTATTTTTGCCGATCCTCCTTATGATTTCAGCCTGGAAGATTTTACAAAAATCCCTGAACTGGTCTTTTCAAAAGAGTTGCTTGCTGAAGAAGGGATGTTAATCATTGAACATTCGAAGCATACGGACCTGAGCGGACTGCCTCAATTCAGTTACTTAAAAAGATATGGAGGTAGCGTATTTAGCTTCTTCGAGCATATCTCTTAA
- a CDS encoding DUF3822 family protein, with amino-acid sequence MILKKTSNILTTTYKELSIQVSLSGLSFCILDTLHQSIENLAYKTFDPAISPEELPDWLDGLIAEYKLSETAYDKISIIHNNELSSFVPKDIFNDKHLADYLKYNVKILENDFIAYDELKTSSMVNVYVPFTNVNNFIFDSIGEFEYKHTASILVENLLHKAPKTLETVMFVNVHKGHFELVVSKNSKLLLYNRFTYQTKEDFIYYILFTAEQLQLNPEHFSLYLLGEIEEDSDLYKTAYTYVKYVEFGSNYNNFTFNSNVGPVANHRHFILLNSF; translated from the coding sequence ATGATACTAAAAAAGACAAGTAACATACTTACTACAACTTATAAAGAATTGTCCATTCAGGTTAGCTTGAGTGGACTTTCTTTTTGTATCCTGGATACACTCCATCAATCTATTGAAAATTTAGCTTACAAGACTTTCGATCCTGCAATATCTCCCGAAGAACTCCCTGATTGGCTGGATGGTCTTATTGCAGAATACAAACTGAGTGAAACCGCTTATGATAAAATCAGCATCATTCATAATAACGAACTTTCCAGTTTTGTTCCAAAAGACATTTTCAACGACAAACACCTTGCCGATTATCTAAAGTATAATGTAAAGATTCTGGAAAATGATTTTATTGCTTACGACGAGCTAAAAACCTCTTCGATGGTAAACGTGTATGTTCCTTTTACAAATGTCAACAATTTTATATTTGACAGTATCGGTGAATTCGAGTACAAACATACCGCTTCAATTCTTGTGGAGAACCTTTTACACAAAGCGCCAAAAACACTTGAAACTGTAATGTTCGTAAATGTCCATAAAGGGCACTTCGAGCTTGTGGTCAGTAAGAACTCTAAATTACTCTTATACAATAGATTTACTTATCAGACCAAAGAAGATTTTATATACTATATATTGTTCACCGCCGAACAACTCCAGTTAAACCCGGAGCATTTTAGCCTGTACCTTCTGGGTGAAATAGAAGAGGACTCTGATTTATATAAAACTGCATATACTTATGTTAAGTATGTTGAATTCGGCAGCAATTATAATAACTTCACGTTTAACAGCAACGTTGGTCCTGTAGCGAATCACCGTCACTTCATTCTACTTAATAGTTTTTAA
- the kdsB gene encoding 3-deoxy-manno-octulosonate cytidylyltransferase: MKIISMIPARYAASRFPAKLMQNLGGKSVILRTYEATVNTRLFHDVYVVTDSDIIFNEITANGGKAIMSIKEHECGSDRIAEAVENMDVDIVVNVQGDEPFTEKESLRKVLEVFKDDHQKEIDLASLMTPLTDWEDISNPNNVKVIVDNRDFALYFSRSPIPFPRDKEAGATYYKHKGIYAFRKQALIAFPNMKMMPLEATEKIEAIRFLEHGKKIKMVETSVTGIEIDTPEDLEKAKKVWK, from the coding sequence ATGAAGATAATTTCTATGATTCCGGCCAGGTATGCTGCTTCGCGTTTCCCCGCCAAGCTGATGCAAAACCTGGGAGGGAAGTCTGTTATTCTGCGAACATATGAGGCTACGGTAAATACCAGATTATTTCACGATGTGTATGTGGTAACCGACAGTGATATTATATTTAATGAAATCACTGCTAACGGAGGAAAAGCTATAATGAGCATTAAGGAGCATGAATGCGGGAGTGACCGGATAGCTGAAGCAGTTGAGAATATGGATGTAGATATCGTCGTGAACGTACAGGGGGATGAGCCATTTACAGAAAAGGAAAGTCTTAGAAAGGTGCTTGAAGTGTTTAAAGATGATCATCAGAAAGAAATAGATCTTGCATCGCTGATGACACCACTGACCGACTGGGAGGATATCTCAAATCCCAATAATGTAAAGGTAATTGTCGATAACAGAGATTTTGCCTTGTATTTTTCCCGGTCACCTATACCGTTTCCAAGAGATAAAGAAGCTGGGGCTACATATTACAAGCACAAGGGTATCTATGCTTTCCGTAAGCAGGCTTTGATAGCGTTTCCGAATATGAAGATGATGCCTTTGGAAGCTACAGAAAAGATTGAGGCAATTCGATTTTTAGAGCATGGAAAGAAAATAAAAATGGTGGAAACCAGCGTGACCGGAATTGAAATTGATACTCCGGAAGATCTTGAAAAAGCCAAGAAAGTATGGAAATAG
- a CDS encoding DNA polymerase III subunit gamma/tau encodes MEHFIVSARKYRPKTFKDVVGQQAITNTLKNAIEHNHLAQALLFCGPRGVGKTTCARILAKMINQDGSQSDDEDFAFNIFELDAASNNSVDDIRNLIDQVRIPPQVGAYKVYIIDEVHMLSQAAFNAFLKTLEEPPKHAIFILATTEKHKIIPTILSRCQIFDFKRITVTDAKEYLKYIAESQGIEAEDDALHIIAQKADGAMRDALSIFDRVVSFSGTDLTRQAVTENLNVLDYETFFSVTDLILENNIPELLIMFNRTLSKGFDGHHFISGLASHFRDLMVCKNQATIELLEVGDEAKQKYLEQSKKATIPFLIECIKLANECDLNYKTSKNQRLLVELCLMELASVNFDGEKKNDGRFIIPAGFFQGQEEITAATKDKEKPQQAGADTENSTSIPTTATEAEPAKANKPAPKIKLKDLDKRVSGLSLSSIKTKKEHELKKQDVVVDEENLPSDDFKEETLQKYWRDYVQKIDEDGKKLLASSLSSDIPKLRDGKVICIELPNDTMKKEVERDQYPLMMYLKQKLNNYDIRLHIEVNEVAAKQYAFTPQEKYQKLVEKNALIETLRKTFDLDI; translated from the coding sequence TTGGAACACTTTATCGTATCGGCTAGGAAGTATCGCCCCAAAACATTTAAGGATGTCGTTGGGCAACAAGCTATTACCAATACTCTCAAAAATGCCATAGAACATAATCATTTAGCCCAGGCTTTATTATTTTGTGGTCCAAGAGGAGTCGGTAAAACAACCTGTGCCCGAATCCTGGCTAAAATGATCAACCAGGATGGGTCTCAGAGTGACGATGAAGACTTTGCTTTTAATATCTTCGAACTTGATGCGGCATCGAACAACTCGGTAGACGACATCAGGAACTTAATCGATCAGGTTCGGATCCCGCCACAGGTAGGTGCATATAAGGTATATATCATAGACGAGGTTCATATGTTATCGCAGGCAGCCTTTAATGCATTTCTGAAAACACTGGAAGAACCTCCTAAGCATGCTATTTTTATTCTTGCCACAACCGAAAAGCATAAGATCATACCAACGATCCTATCCCGCTGTCAGATATTCGATTTCAAACGCATTACGGTTACAGACGCCAAAGAGTATCTAAAATACATCGCTGAAAGCCAGGGAATCGAAGCTGAGGATGATGCTTTACATATTATTGCACAAAAAGCTGACGGTGCGATGAGAGATGCATTATCTATTTTCGACAGGGTAGTGAGCTTTTCAGGAACAGATCTGACCAGACAGGCCGTTACAGAAAATTTAAATGTATTGGATTATGAAACCTTTTTTTCTGTTACTGACCTTATTCTGGAAAACAATATACCGGAGCTGCTGATTATGTTCAACCGTACCCTATCAAAAGGTTTTGACGGTCATCATTTCATTTCTGGCCTGGCTTCCCATTTCAGGGATCTGATGGTCTGTAAAAATCAAGCCACAATCGAATTATTAGAAGTCGGCGACGAAGCCAAGCAAAAATATCTGGAACAAAGCAAAAAAGCTACTATTCCGTTTTTGATAGAATGTATCAAGCTCGCCAATGAATGTGACCTGAATTATAAAACCAGTAAAAATCAGCGACTCCTGGTGGAACTTTGCCTTATGGAACTTGCCTCTGTCAACTTTGACGGAGAAAAAAAAAATGATGGCCGGTTCATAATCCCTGCCGGATTCTTTCAGGGACAAGAAGAAATAACCGCAGCTACTAAGGATAAAGAAAAACCGCAACAAGCAGGTGCCGATACAGAAAACTCCACAAGCATACCTACTACTGCAACCGAAGCCGAACCTGCAAAAGCAAACAAACCGGCTCCAAAAATTAAGCTAAAAGATCTCGACAAAAGGGTATCGGGACTCTCTTTATCCAGTATAAAGACCAAAAAAGAACACGAGCTTAAAAAACAGGACGTTGTAGTAGATGAAGAAAACTTACCCAGCGATGATTTTAAAGAGGAAACATTGCAAAAATACTGGAGGGACTATGTTCAAAAAATTGACGAAGACGGTAAAAAATTATTAGCCTCATCTTTATCATCTGACATACCTAAGCTAAGAGACGGTAAAGTGATCTGTATCGAATTACCTAATGACACCATGAAAAAAGAGGTGGAGCGGGATCAGTATCCACTTATGATGTACTTAAAGCAAAAACTAAATAATTACGACATCCGCCTGCATATTGAAGTAAATGAGGTTGCTGCAAAACAATATGCCTTTACTCCTCAGGAAAAATACCAAAAACTGGTAGAAAAAAATGCACTGATAGAAACTTTACGAAAAACTTTTGACCTGGATATTTAA
- the pdxH gene encoding pyridoxamine 5'-phosphate oxidase produces MQNDLGDYRKNYQKGELIESNVPDNPIQLFQTWFYEVERFGGVEEANAMTVSTIGLDGFPKSRVVLLKKYTYEGFIFYTNYNSEKGKAIAANPNLCLSFFWPNLERQVIIKGVAEKLAPNMSDGYFESRPDGSKLGAIVSEQSSVIESRDILEKKLKELETTMKGKEILRPDYWGGYLVRPRSIEFWQGRPNRLHDRIRYTLQDDYCWKINRLAP; encoded by the coding sequence ATGCAAAACGATTTAGGAGATTACCGTAAAAATTACCAAAAAGGAGAGCTTATCGAAAGCAATGTGCCGGACAACCCTATACAGTTATTCCAAACCTGGTTTTATGAAGTTGAACGTTTTGGAGGTGTAGAAGAAGCTAACGCAATGACGGTATCTACTATCGGTTTGGACGGCTTTCCTAAAAGCAGGGTTGTGTTACTGAAAAAATATACCTACGAAGGATTTATATTTTATACCAATTACAATAGTGAAAAAGGAAAAGCGATAGCGGCAAATCCTAATTTGTGCTTGTCTTTTTTTTGGCCTAACCTCGAACGCCAGGTAATTATAAAAGGAGTGGCTGAAAAACTGGCTCCTAACATGTCTGACGGATATTTTGAATCAAGGCCTGATGGAAGTAAGCTTGGCGCCATAGTATCTGAGCAAAGTTCTGTAATAGAAAGCAGAGATATCCTTGAAAAGAAGCTAAAAGAACTCGAAACAACAATGAAGGGAAAAGAAATTCTCAGACCCGATTATTGGGGAGGGTATCTGGTAAGACCGCGATCGATAGAATTTTGGCAAGGTCGTCCGAACCGTTTGCACGACAGGATCAGGTATACCTTACAAGATGATTATTGTTGGAAAATCAACAGGCTGGCTCCTTAG